The Culex pipiens pallens isolate TS unplaced genomic scaffold, TS_CPP_V2 Cpp_Un0025, whole genome shotgun sequence region TGCTGACTAGCATTTGCTGGACAACCGGCGCCACGTCGTTGTTGGCCTCGTTCAATCGCTGGCAAGCGTTCTTCAGCAGATCCAACGAAACGTTCCCCGCAAGCCGAATCTCCGACGTCTGGTCCAGGGTGTGCAGCTTGGCCAGCGTAATGACGCCGTGGTTCCCGCTCCGACTACCTTCCAGGCAGAGTCTCTCCTCCGCGAGCGTCGGATCCAGATAGATCCGGTCCCCGTACACGGCCACCGTCGTGGCCGTCACGATGTCGAACATCGAAATGGTCGCGTCGCTCAACGCAAGTCCGGCCGCAGTTATGACCGCTCCCAGCACCGATCCGTCATCCTCGAGCACGTTTGCAAAGATGTCAATCTGGAAGTTGGGAAAGAGATGCCGACACACAACCGGCTGCAGGGCTTTCGTCATGGCCGCCGCAAGTGACCGCTCCTCGGCGTCCGTCTGCGGGTTCTTCCGGTGGACACAGGCAAACGGGGAAAACTTCAGGTCGCAGTACAGCTCGCCCAACTCCCGGAACGTGTTCTGCTTGGGAATTTCCCGCGGGTCAAACACCGAAACGATGACCTTGGTGTTGCCCAGTTCCAGGTAGGCGGACCCCTTGGCCGTCGAGACCACTCCCAGCTTCATAACTAAAAAGGGGAATTCCGTTAAGATTAAGACCAATCTACCTAAAATCAGCATTCAAATCAAACTTACAATACTTCCGGGATTCGGTGTCTTGACGGTTGCACTTTCGGTTGCCGGTGGTCGGGTCCAGAACATCCTCCAGTCGGACCTGGAACGCTTTATCACGCGTACTGCCGAAGATCTGGTATGGCAGCGACCCTTCCGGTCCATTGATGCGCTTCTGGTCGATTGGCATTTTTTACTTTGGCCCCAAA contains the following coding sequences:
- the LOC120430998 gene encoding exosome complex component MTR3, with product MPIDQKRINGPEGSLPYQIFGSTRDKAFQVRLEDVLDPTTGNRKCNRQDTESRKYFMKLGVVSTAKGSAYLELGNTKVIVSVFDPREIPKQNTFRELGELYCDLKFSPFACVHRKNPQTDAEERSLAAAMTKALQPVVCRHLFPNFQIDIFANVLEDDGSVLGAVITAAGLALSDATISMFDIVTATTVAVYGDRIYLDPTLAEERLCLEGSRSGNHGVITLAKLHTLDQTSEIRLAGNVSLDLLKNACQRLNEANNDVAPVVQQMLVSKVQKHMSEIEAEEVDDEEPEDKEDLETSGVINE